In Nostoc sp. UHCC 0926, a single genomic region encodes these proteins:
- the deoC gene encoding deoxyribose-phosphate aldolase has product MAADYADIDIAPFIDHALLTPTATPEQVKQWCEEAYRFNFAAVCLYPAYVKQAVELLHGKNPKVCTVIGFPSGATTSAVKLYEAQEAAENGATELDVAMNLGWLKAGKTEEVHREIAEICEETGQTVKVILETNLLTDAEKKIAAEIAMEAGAAFLKTSTGWNGGATVADVRLLHELAKERVGIKASGGIRTINQALDLIVAGATRLGTSRGIDLIRQRDNLGKGE; this is encoded by the coding sequence ATGGCAGCAGACTATGCAGATATTGATATTGCGCCATTTATCGATCACGCCCTGTTAACGCCAACGGCTACTCCAGAGCAGGTTAAGCAGTGGTGTGAAGAAGCATACAGATTCAATTTTGCGGCGGTTTGCTTGTATCCCGCCTATGTCAAACAAGCAGTCGAACTCCTCCACGGCAAGAACCCAAAAGTCTGTACGGTGATTGGTTTTCCCTCTGGTGCAACGACTTCAGCAGTCAAGCTGTATGAGGCTCAAGAAGCAGCAGAAAATGGGGCCACTGAGTTGGATGTGGCAATGAACTTGGGCTGGTTGAAAGCTGGTAAAACTGAAGAAGTCCACCGGGAAATTGCCGAAATTTGTGAAGAGACTGGGCAAACTGTCAAGGTAATTTTGGAAACCAACCTGTTGACAGATGCGGAGAAAAAAATAGCTGCTGAAATAGCTATGGAGGCGGGGGCGGCTTTCTTAAAAACTAGTACAGGTTGGAATGGTGGTGCAACAGTGGCAGATGTGCGACTTTTGCACGAATTGGCCAAAGAAAGGGTGGGAATTAAGGCTTCGGGTGGTATCCGCACTATCAATCAAGCCCTAGACTTAATCGTAGCTGGTGCTACTAGATTAGGCACATCTCGCGGTATCGATTTGATCCGCCAGCGCGATAACCTGGGAAAGGGTGAATAG
- a CDS encoding MFS transporter, which produces MQPSDLDKKILPLSPSLVKKQNGALDPPLKNHLSAVSKCTPSQINSQEMSPKDVSKNDQSWTEEIPKTDIPSQSETQSEEKLTTAEVDSNGQSLPAASPPEKEPPKLDGSGSSPEAVSGNVKQKGFLPVLKNPNFLAIWGGQVFSQLADKVYLVLMIALINTQFQASNQSISGWVSVLMMAFTIPAVLFGSVAGVFVDRWSKKAVLVATNIWRGILVLSIPFLLWLTHDWKPIGVLPVGFLIILGVTFLVSTLTQFFAPAEQAAIPLIVEEQHLLSANSLYTTTMMASVIVGFAVGEPLLAIADGLWLQIGGNGSLGKELLVGGSYAIAGLILFLLATKEKHHDPDTEFPHVFSDLRDGFAYLKANHRVRNALLQLIILFSVFAALTVLAVRMAEIIPNMKASQFGFLLASGGVGIAAGATILGQFGQRFSYTQLSLCGCMGMAASLIGLSVFTTQLWLVLLLVALLGVFGALVGIPMQTAIQTETPPEMRGKVFGLQNNVINIALSLPLALAGVAETFLGLQVVFLGLAAIVFSGGILTWYNSHK; this is translated from the coding sequence ATGCAACCGTCTGATTTGGATAAAAAAATCCTGCCTTTGTCACCAAGCCTTGTCAAAAAACAGAATGGGGCATTAGATCCTCCACTCAAGAATCACTTGAGTGCCGTTTCCAAGTGTACACCTAGTCAAATCAATAGCCAAGAAATGTCCCCAAAAGACGTTTCTAAAAACGATCAAAGTTGGACAGAGGAGATTCCAAAAACTGATATTCCAAGTCAATCAGAAACACAATCTGAGGAAAAATTAACCACTGCTGAGGTAGATAGCAACGGGCAAAGTTTGCCAGCAGCTTCTCCCCCAGAAAAAGAACCACCGAAATTAGATGGCTCTGGTTCAAGTCCAGAAGCTGTTTCAGGAAATGTCAAACAGAAGGGGTTTTTGCCCGTATTAAAAAACCCTAATTTCCTAGCTATTTGGGGTGGTCAAGTTTTCTCCCAACTAGCAGATAAAGTTTATTTGGTGCTGATGATTGCCTTGATTAATACTCAGTTTCAAGCAAGTAATCAGAGTATTAGTGGTTGGGTATCAGTCTTGATGATGGCTTTTACTATTCCAGCCGTATTGTTTGGTTCCGTTGCTGGTGTGTTTGTCGATCGCTGGTCGAAAAAGGCTGTGCTGGTGGCAACGAATATTTGGCGCGGTATCCTGGTTTTGTCAATTCCCTTCCTGCTGTGGTTAACTCATGATTGGAAACCCATAGGAGTGCTGCCAGTGGGTTTTTTGATCATCCTGGGTGTGACTTTTTTAGTTTCCACACTGACGCAGTTTTTTGCACCGGCAGAACAGGCGGCAATTCCTTTGATAGTAGAAGAACAGCATTTGCTCTCGGCAAATTCGCTTTACACGACAACGATGATGGCATCGGTGATTGTTGGGTTTGCCGTCGGGGAACCATTGTTAGCGATCGCTGATGGACTTTGGCTGCAAATTGGTGGTAATGGTAGTTTGGGCAAAGAACTTTTAGTAGGTGGTAGTTATGCGATCGCTGGACTAATTTTATTCCTCTTGGCAACTAAGGAAAAACACCACGACCCCGATACAGAATTCCCTCACGTATTCTCTGATTTGCGGGATGGTTTTGCCTATCTCAAAGCAAATCATCGCGTCCGCAATGCTTTGCTTCAGCTGATTATCTTGTTTTCTGTCTTTGCAGCATTAACTGTTCTAGCCGTTCGCATGGCAGAAATAATTCCTAACATGAAAGCCTCCCAATTCGGCTTTTTACTAGCATCTGGGGGTGTTGGCATCGCTGCTGGAGCAACAATTCTCGGTCAATTTGGTCAACGCTTCTCCTATACGCAACTAAGTCTGTGCGGTTGTATGGGCATGGCAGCATCCCTGATTGGTCTATCAGTATTTACAACCCAATTGTGGCTAGTCCTGTTACTAGTAGCCCTATTGGGTGTTTTTGGGGCGCTAGTGGGTATTCCCATGCAAACAGCTATCCAAACAGAAACACCTCCAGAAATGCGTGGTAAAGTCTTTGGCTTGCAGAACAATGTAATTAATATTGCTCTCTCCTTACCTTTGGCATTAGCAGGTGTAGCAGAAACCTTTCTGGGATTACAGGTAGTTTTTTTGGGATTAGCAGCGATCGTCTTTTCAGGAGGTATATTAACCTGGTATAACTCACATAAGTAG
- a CDS encoding CGLD27 family protein has protein sequence MIRSSVSNCPVPTDQQPLNEYEELKTSWLFRDSTLNWRKYITKIVWIWSLSWLVAGPVAAASFPPHKYIAHFIVCGAAGASVGVVLALVRLYLGWFYVCDRLCSPTVFYEESGWYDGQTWTKPQEVLNRDRLIVAYEIKPILRRLQFTVAGLAGMFVIGTIVWHLF, from the coding sequence ATGATTAGGTCTTCGGTTTCAAATTGCCCAGTTCCCACAGACCAACAACCGCTCAATGAGTACGAAGAGTTAAAAACTTCCTGGCTGTTTCGTGATAGCACTTTAAATTGGCGCAAGTATATCACGAAAATTGTTTGGATTTGGAGTTTATCTTGGCTGGTAGCAGGACCTGTAGCTGCGGCAAGTTTTCCTCCCCACAAGTATATTGCACATTTTATCGTTTGTGGTGCAGCAGGAGCGAGTGTCGGAGTAGTGCTGGCACTGGTAAGGTTGTACTTAGGCTGGTTTTACGTGTGCGATCGCCTTTGCAGTCCCACAGTATTTTATGAAGAGTCCGGCTGGTATGACGGCCAAACTTGGACGAAGCCACAGGAAGTCCTCAACCGCGATCGTTTAATTGTGGCATACGAAATCAAACCTATTCTGCGGCGGTTACAATTTACCGTTGCTGGCTTGGCGGGAATGTTCGTTATTGGTACGATAGTTTGGCATTTGTTTTAA
- the rsfS gene encoding ribosome silencing factor — MTDYFQGNFPLQSVPLTKSVVKSHAQTEETSEKLAATIAEAASDRKAGEILLLKVAEVSYLADYFVMMTGYSRVQVRAIAQAIEGKVETELQRRPIRTEGKVEGSWVLQDYGDVIVHIMMPKEREFYNLEAFWIHAERISLPESDEGEGKPT, encoded by the coding sequence ATGACTGATTATTTCCAAGGAAATTTCCCATTACAATCTGTTCCACTGACGAAAAGTGTGGTAAAGAGCCATGCCCAAACTGAAGAGACGAGCGAAAAATTAGCTGCAACGATAGCAGAAGCTGCATCAGACCGCAAAGCGGGTGAGATTTTATTGCTCAAAGTAGCAGAGGTATCTTACCTGGCTGATTACTTTGTGATGATGACTGGCTATTCTAGGGTACAAGTAAGGGCGATCGCTCAAGCAATTGAAGGAAAAGTCGAAACTGAATTGCAACGGCGTCCCATAAGGACAGAAGGAAAAGTCGAGGGGAGTTGGGTACTACAAGACTACGGTGATGTGATCGTTCACATCATGATGCCCAAGGAACGGGAGTTTTATAATTTAGAAGCGTTCTGGATTCATGCAGAGCGTATTTCCCTTCCAGAATCTGATGAGGGTGAGGGTAAGCCAACATGA
- a CDS encoding glycosyltransferase family 4 protein: MRILIYSYNYYPEPIGIAPLMTELAEGLVKRGHQVRVVTAMPNYPERQIYQEYRGKWYVNEYKNGVQIQRSYVWIRPQPNLLDRVLLDASFVVTSFVPALIGWRPDVILSTSPSLPSCVPVALLGWLRACPVILNLQDILPEAAVHVGLLKNKLLIQLFTVLEKFAYHTASKISVIADGFVDNLRSKGVEADKIVQIPNWVDVNFICPLPKENNPFRAAHNLNGKFVVLYSGNIALTQGLEGVVKAASELRHIPDIVFVIVGEAKGLQRLQQECLNCGADNVLLLPFQPRQHLPQMLAAADVGLVVQKKNVVSFNMPSKIQVLLASGRALVASVPDNGTAAKAIRQSGGGVIVPPEDPQALAMAILDLYQNPEKVKTLGYKSRQYAVEYYAFEQALNQYESLCYSLTVDRRAIQSTTVTVSRAESP; encoded by the coding sequence ATGCGGATTTTAATTTACTCCTACAACTACTATCCAGAGCCAATTGGTATTGCCCCACTGATGACCGAATTAGCAGAGGGACTAGTGAAGCGTGGGCATCAAGTGCGCGTAGTCACCGCTATGCCCAACTACCCTGAGCGTCAAATTTACCAGGAATATCGGGGCAAGTGGTATGTCAACGAATACAAAAATGGCGTTCAAATTCAACGCAGTTACGTTTGGATTCGTCCCCAACCCAACCTATTAGATCGGGTGTTACTAGATGCTAGTTTCGTTGTCACTAGTTTTGTGCCTGCCCTCATCGGTTGGCGCCCAGATGTTATTCTCTCAACATCGCCATCCTTGCCAAGCTGTGTACCAGTAGCTCTTTTAGGATGGTTACGTGCTTGTCCTGTAATCTTAAATCTACAAGATATATTACCAGAAGCAGCAGTCCACGTCGGTCTACTGAAAAATAAATTGCTTATACAGTTATTTACAGTGTTGGAAAAATTTGCTTACCACACTGCTAGTAAAATTAGCGTGATCGCCGATGGGTTTGTGGACAATTTGCGATCCAAGGGCGTAGAAGCTGACAAAATTGTGCAAATTCCCAACTGGGTTGATGTAAATTTTATCTGCCCTTTGCCTAAAGAAAATAACCCTTTCCGCGCAGCACATAATCTGAATGGCAAATTTGTAGTACTTTATTCTGGTAACATTGCCCTAACCCAAGGCTTAGAAGGCGTCGTCAAAGCTGCTTCTGAGTTGCGCCATATCCCAGATATTGTTTTTGTCATCGTTGGAGAGGCAAAAGGTTTACAGCGATTGCAACAGGAATGTCTAAACTGCGGCGCAGATAATGTTTTGCTACTGCCATTTCAACCCCGCCAACATTTGCCACAAATGTTAGCAGCTGCTGATGTTGGCTTGGTGGTGCAAAAGAAAAATGTTGTATCCTTCAATATGCCGTCAAAAATTCAAGTGCTACTTGCCAGTGGAAGGGCCTTAGTTGCCTCTGTCCCTGACAATGGTACAGCCGCAAAAGCCATCAGGCAAAGTGGCGGCGGAGTTATCGTTCCTCCAGAAGATCCTCAAGCTTTAGCAATGGCAATTTTAGATTTGTACCAAAACCCCGAAAAAGTCAAAACTCTGGGTTATAAAAGTCGTCAATATGCAGTTGAATACTATGCTTTTGAGCAAGCTTTAAATCAGTATGAGTCGTTGTGTTATTCATTGACGGTAGATCGTAGAGCAATTCAGTCCACAACAGTTACAGTGTCGAGAGCAGAAAGCCCATGA
- a CDS encoding DNA cytosine methyltransferase, translating to MSDRPCIFSFFAGSGFLDLGFETSGFNIVYVNEIFSSFMAAYRYSRQVLNLPLPEYGYHDKEAGDVTQLLEGLQTQHLRELVQDCRKSNNIVGFIGGPPCPDFSIGGKNRGRLGDNGKLSASYVELICRNLPDFFLFENVKGLWRTTKHRLFFESLKQQLLEAGYILTERLINAIEYGVPQDRERIILIGFRNNFIQDIGIKVGSENLLAEAYFPWENHILYPQKNVFAYPWKKCEPFQENSIMPCPDGIPQELTVEYWFRKNNVLNHPNAKNCFQPRAGITRFAAIDEGDDSKKSFKRLHRWRYSPTACYGNNEVHLHPYKIRRISVAEALAIQSLPASFVLPENMSLTNMFKTIGNGVPYLASKALAKSIINFLGTGVTNAVNISNLTMPNVNLNTYSNSGKSPKPTSKISQQFVFRINS from the coding sequence ATGAGCGATCGCCCTTGTATTTTCTCCTTTTTTGCTGGTTCAGGATTCCTAGATTTAGGTTTTGAAACTAGTGGTTTTAATATTGTTTACGTCAATGAAATTTTTTCCTCATTCATGGCAGCATACCGCTATTCACGGCAGGTTCTCAATCTCCCATTGCCAGAATACGGGTATCATGACAAAGAAGCAGGAGACGTAACCCAACTTCTCGAAGGTTTACAAACACAACACCTCCGGGAGTTAGTACAAGACTGCCGCAAATCTAATAATATTGTGGGCTTCATTGGCGGGCCTCCCTGTCCTGATTTTTCTATTGGGGGGAAAAATAGAGGACGTTTAGGAGATAATGGCAAGCTTTCCGCTTCTTACGTTGAATTAATTTGCCGCAATCTTCCAGATTTCTTTTTATTTGAGAACGTTAAGGGGTTGTGGAGAACGACAAAGCACCGTTTATTTTTTGAATCACTCAAGCAACAATTACTGGAAGCAGGCTATATATTAACAGAGCGGTTAATTAATGCTATCGAATATGGTGTACCCCAGGATAGAGAAAGAATTATTCTTATTGGTTTCCGAAATAATTTTATCCAGGATATAGGAATAAAAGTTGGTAGTGAAAATTTACTAGCTGAGGCATATTTCCCTTGGGAAAATCACATTTTATATCCTCAAAAAAATGTTTTTGCTTATCCTTGGAAAAAGTGCGAACCATTCCAAGAAAATTCCATCATGCCTTGTCCTGACGGCATCCCTCAAGAATTAACAGTTGAATACTGGTTTAGAAAAAATAACGTGCTGAACCATCCCAATGCTAAAAACTGTTTTCAACCAAGGGCAGGGATCACAAGATTTGCTGCTATTGATGAAGGAGATGATTCTAAAAAGTCTTTCAAGCGTCTGCACAGATGGCGTTACTCTCCGACAGCCTGCTATGGAAATAATGAAGTACATTTGCATCCCTATAAAATCCGGCGAATATCTGTGGCGGAAGCTTTAGCCATACAATCTTTGCCTGCAAGTTTTGTACTTCCAGAGAATATGTCGCTCACGAATATGTTTAAAACTATTGGTAATGGCGTACCATATTTGGCATCAAAGGCGTTAGCTAAAAGTATTATTAACTTCTTAGGAACTGGCGTGACAAATGCTGTTAATATTTCTAACCTTACTATGCCTAATGTCAACTTAAACACTTACAGTAATTCCGGTAAATCTCCAAAGCCGACATCCAAAATAAGTCAGCAGTTTGTTTTCAGGATAAACTCGTAA
- a CDS encoding asparaginase: MTMGKRTQATALEVRLLREGIIESKHIVQAVVCDERGRVLTVAGNSETATFIRSALKPFQALAVTTTGTLERYNLSDRDLAIITSSHKGRIDQVRQVFNILWRADLDPTILQCPIPEGKRSPLEYNCSGKHAGMLAVCQQRHWPLNNYLDRKHPIQQLILSKVAELLRMPAEEFISAHDDCGAPTYLMQLGHMASLYALLASSTNLDMERIVRAMTHHPAMVAGDGEFDTELMRLTPGELVSKAGAEGVQCIGRLGEGMGLAIKVMDGAKRAKHAVAIHLLQQMGWISPSAAESLSEKFVTLGKYKRLEVIGELSFL, encoded by the coding sequence ATGACAATGGGAAAACGAACTCAAGCCACAGCACTGGAAGTCCGGTTGCTGCGAGAAGGTATTATTGAATCCAAGCATATAGTCCAGGCTGTTGTATGCGACGAACGGGGACGGGTTCTAACCGTAGCCGGAAATTCTGAAACTGCTACATTTATTCGTTCAGCGCTCAAACCATTTCAGGCACTCGCAGTCACCACCACGGGTACACTGGAGCGCTATAACCTCAGCGATCGCGACTTAGCAATTATCACAAGTTCCCACAAAGGAAGAATAGATCAAGTCCGACAGGTATTTAATATCCTTTGGCGGGCTGATCTTGACCCGACTATACTCCAGTGTCCAATTCCTGAAGGTAAGCGCAGTCCTCTGGAGTACAATTGCTCTGGTAAACATGCGGGAATGTTAGCCGTTTGTCAGCAGCGTCATTGGCCCTTGAATAACTACTTGGATCGCAAGCACCCAATACAGCAGTTGATTTTGAGCAAAGTAGCAGAGTTGCTGCGAATGCCAGCTGAAGAATTTATCAGCGCTCATGATGACTGTGGCGCACCAACTTATCTGATGCAACTCGGTCATATGGCGTCTTTGTATGCGTTGCTAGCCTCTAGTACCAATTTGGATATGGAGCGCATCGTCCGTGCTATGACTCATCACCCCGCTATGGTAGCAGGAGATGGAGAATTTGATACGGAACTGATGCGCTTAACTCCAGGGGAACTGGTCAGTAAAGCTGGTGCCGAAGGAGTGCAGTGCATTGGTAGACTCGGTGAAGGCATGGGATTGGCAATCAAAGTCATGGATGGGGCAAAACGAGCAAAACATGCTGTTGCTATTCACTTACTCCAACAAATGGGTTGGATTAGTCCTAGCGCCGCCGAAAGCCTCTCAGAAAAGTTTGTGACTTTGGGAAAATACAAGCGTTTAGAAGTAATTGGAGAATTATCATTTTTGTAG
- a CDS encoding sugar transferase — protein MATKVQSFMTSQPTEVDFPVNSLNDTAIMQVPTRLSVLEALGFKQTCQSLIQPNSHPKQIIIDFHQTTFIDSSGLGALVSNFKYAQSKGIALTLRNVTPQVMAVLKLTGLDQVFPLELVDKESLIEQEDLVDIRKTTSRKVEQLPTTHPSVASWMKRLLDIVGSMIGLLITGVLFIPIAIAIQINDPGPIFFSQTRCGWMGKRFKIWKFRSMCVDAEAKKSEVKNQVQGAFFKNENDPRITKVGRFLRRTSFDELPQFWNVLKGEMSLVGTRPPTPDEVERYEVPEWQRLDVKPGMTGEWQVNGRSTVRSFEDVIRLDLQYQKNWSLVYDLKLIFKTIAILFKRNSGAV, from the coding sequence ATGGCAACGAAAGTGCAAAGCTTCATGACTAGCCAACCGACAGAGGTCGATTTTCCAGTTAATTCCCTAAATGACACGGCTATAATGCAGGTGCCCACGAGGTTGAGTGTGCTGGAGGCTTTAGGTTTTAAACAAACCTGCCAAAGCTTAATCCAACCCAATTCACATCCTAAGCAAATCATTATTGACTTTCACCAAACTACTTTTATAGATAGTAGTGGTTTAGGTGCCCTGGTAAGTAATTTTAAATACGCCCAGTCCAAAGGGATTGCATTAACACTGCGGAATGTAACACCTCAGGTAATGGCAGTCCTAAAACTCACAGGATTGGATCAGGTTTTTCCTTTAGAGCTTGTGGATAAGGAGTCGCTAATAGAACAAGAAGACTTAGTAGATATTCGGAAGACAACTTCCCGGAAAGTAGAGCAGTTACCCACTACTCACCCTTCTGTAGCATCTTGGATGAAACGGTTATTAGACATTGTAGGGTCAATGATCGGTTTATTAATTACAGGAGTTTTATTTATTCCGATTGCGATCGCTATTCAAATTAATGATCCCGGTCCCATTTTCTTTAGTCAAACCCGCTGTGGTTGGATGGGAAAGCGGTTTAAAATTTGGAAATTCCGCTCCATGTGTGTGGATGCAGAAGCGAAGAAATCTGAAGTCAAAAACCAAGTGCAAGGTGCCTTTTTCAAAAATGAGAATGACCCCAGAATTACCAAGGTAGGGCGCTTTTTACGGCGAACGAGTTTTGATGAACTACCCCAATTTTGGAACGTCCTCAAAGGAGAGATGAGTTTAGTAGGCACCCGACCACCTACACCTGATGAAGTGGAACGCTATGAAGTACCGGAGTGGCAACGTTTAGATGTTAAACCCGGAATGACTGGCGAATGGCAAGTAAATGGACGTTCTACAGTCCGTAGTTTTGAAGATGTAATTCGTCTGGATTTGCAGTATCAAAAAAATTGGAGTTTGGTGTACGATTTAAAGCTAATTTTCAAAACTATAGCTATTCTGTTTAAGAGAAACAGTGGTGCTGTTTAG
- a CDS encoding YcjF family protein has protein sequence MVVKLQRPILVGGLGLSFSLWMLQSWHDSIVQVGEFGLLSALAVGGGLWLFQQNRPKDSLEQLDGMLVERATVESAISIAEAVINQLAQEAENHLALETLREQVAQLLLELDRQEIKVAVTGGKSVGKSTLMQVLKQNVETRNLVSLEETAPLFKEVSDNSDAAILAEVAKSDFVLFLTNGDLTDSEFQTLQQLKAANQPTILVFNKQDQYLTDESGSILLSLKQRMQGNVVATAASPIAIKVRKHEADGSVQEWMEQPAPDMQQLTQQLNEVLAQQGQRLVWLTTMRKAGLLKAEAKNWLNGTRRDRATPIIEQYQWIAAAAAFANPVPALDILATAAINAQMVMDLGNIYQQKFSLEQAQTVAGTMGSLMLKLGLVELSTKAISTVLKSNAVTFVAGGVVQGVSAAYLTRVAGLSLVEYFQQQEIAIDSGTGLNLENLRQTLQKVFGQNQQIGFLQGFVKQGMKRLLPEAQPIEVVGVQKVVG, from the coding sequence ATAGTTGTGAAGTTGCAGCGACCAATTTTAGTGGGAGGATTGGGACTGTCCTTCTCCCTGTGGATGTTACAAAGTTGGCACGATTCTATAGTGCAGGTGGGTGAGTTTGGTTTATTGAGTGCTTTAGCTGTAGGCGGTGGTTTGTGGTTATTTCAGCAAAATCGCCCGAAAGACAGTTTAGAGCAGCTAGATGGTATGCTCGTGGAGCGGGCGACTGTAGAAAGTGCGATTTCTATTGCTGAAGCCGTAATAAACCAACTGGCACAAGAAGCAGAAAACCATCTAGCATTAGAGACACTTAGAGAACAAGTTGCCCAATTATTGTTGGAATTAGACAGGCAAGAAATTAAAGTGGCTGTGACTGGCGGGAAATCCGTGGGTAAAAGCACTTTAATGCAAGTGCTAAAGCAAAATGTAGAGACACGAAATTTAGTGTCTTTAGAAGAGACAGCACCTTTATTTAAAGAAGTAAGTGACAATTCAGATGCAGCTATTTTGGCAGAAGTGGCAAAATCTGATTTTGTTCTGTTCCTGACAAACGGTGATTTGACAGACTCAGAATTTCAAACCCTACAGCAGCTAAAAGCAGCAAATCAGCCCACAATCCTGGTTTTCAACAAACAAGACCAGTATTTAACCGATGAAAGCGGCAGCATCTTACTGTCATTGAAACAGCGGATGCAGGGAAATGTAGTTGCAACTGCGGCCTCTCCCATTGCGATTAAAGTCCGAAAGCATGAGGCTGATGGTTCTGTGCAAGAGTGGATGGAACAACCAGCACCAGATATGCAGCAGTTGACGCAGCAGTTAAATGAAGTTTTGGCACAGCAAGGACAACGCCTGGTTTGGCTAACTACCATGAGAAAAGCCGGGTTATTGAAAGCTGAGGCGAAAAACTGGCTGAATGGAACCAGACGCGATCGCGCCACCCCAATTATTGAACAATATCAGTGGATAGCTGCTGCTGCTGCCTTTGCTAACCCAGTACCAGCCCTTGACATCCTAGCGACTGCGGCAATTAATGCTCAGATGGTAATGGATTTAGGTAATATCTATCAGCAGAAGTTTTCCCTGGAACAGGCACAAACCGTAGCTGGAACAATGGGAAGTTTGATGCTGAAACTGGGTTTAGTTGAACTTTCGACAAAGGCGATTAGTACTGTTCTTAAAAGTAATGCCGTTACCTTTGTTGCTGGTGGTGTGGTGCAGGGAGTAAGTGCAGCTTATCTGACTAGGGTAGCAGGGTTAAGTCTAGTTGAGTATTTCCAACAGCAGGAAATAGCGATAGATTCTGGGACTGGTTTGAATTTGGAGAATTTGCGGCAAACTTTGCAAAAGGTATTTGGGCAAAATCAGCAAATTGGTTTTTTGCAGGGGTTTGTTAAGCAAGGTATGAAGCGTTTGTTGCCAGAGGCGCAGCCGATTGAAGTAGTTGGTGTTCAGAAGGTGGTGGGTTAA
- the recO gene encoding DNA repair protein RecO, with amino-acid sequence MSRTYKATGINLKTQVLGESDKIVTILTPELGLIRAVAPGARKHNSSLGGRSGMFVVNELLIAKGRSLDKITQAQTLKTYPGLAKNLGKLAASQYLAEIVLCQALSEQPQEELYELFNEHLHRLEALSSTNASGVLAHLAHGVFHLLALAGLTPQVQICCLSGRPIKPDFTDPNWQVGFSIPAGGAVCLEVWERLRTEKEREMGIQRNSSFSPSPNHPIIPSPPKPGSQTVVVHRQEIPVISSRPGAMELALLQHLSQPEIMQIDGARDHNWLSVEQILRQYAQYQLGRPIRSATLIDSYFAANHDATV; translated from the coding sequence ATGAGTAGAACCTACAAAGCAACCGGAATTAATCTTAAAACCCAGGTGCTGGGAGAATCAGATAAAATAGTGACGATTTTGACACCTGAGTTAGGACTGATTCGAGCAGTGGCTCCAGGGGCACGTAAGCACAACTCCAGCCTGGGCGGCAGGAGTGGTATGTTTGTTGTCAATGAACTATTGATCGCAAAAGGGCGATCGCTTGATAAAATTACTCAAGCACAGACGTTAAAAACTTATCCTGGTTTAGCTAAAAATTTGGGAAAATTGGCTGCTAGTCAGTATTTAGCAGAAATAGTCCTGTGTCAAGCTTTGAGCGAACAACCCCAAGAAGAACTTTATGAGTTGTTCAATGAACATCTCCATCGGTTGGAGGCGTTGTCTAGTACAAATGCGTCTGGTGTTTTGGCTCATCTGGCTCATGGGGTGTTTCATCTTTTAGCCTTAGCAGGACTAACACCACAAGTGCAAATCTGTTGCCTATCTGGGCGTCCCATCAAGCCAGACTTTACAGACCCCAACTGGCAGGTAGGATTTAGCATTCCTGCGGGTGGAGCGGTTTGCTTAGAAGTTTGGGAACGTTTACGAACAGAGAAAGAGAGGGAGATGGGGATACAAAGAAATTCATCTTTTTCTCCATCACCCAATCACCCCATTATCCCATCACCTCCAAAACCTGGCTCCCAAACAGTTGTTGTGCATCGGCAAGAAATACCTGTGATTTCTAGTCGTCCGGGTGCTATGGAATTGGCTTTGCTTCAACATCTGTCACAACCAGAGATAATGCAAATTGATGGTGCTAGAGATCATAACTGGTTATCTGTTGAGCAGATTTTGCGCCAGTATGCTCAGTATCAGTTAGGTCGCCCTATTCGCTCTGCTACCTTGATCGACTCTTATTTTGCTGCCAACCATGATGCAACCGTCTGA